A part of Lacinutrix sp. 5H-3-7-4 genomic DNA contains:
- a CDS encoding SRPBCC domain-containing protein codes for MALKNVPIVVKQECNTTVEKLWEAITNPELMRQWYFNNIPDFKAKVGFSTKFIVKTNTRVFPHIWKVTEVVPLKKLSYNWNFEGYKGSSISTFEIHSINNKPVLTLTAIVLDKFPEDIPEFKRESGLSGWNYLIKESLVAFLKK; via the coding sequence ATGGCGTTAAAAAATGTACCAATTGTAGTTAAACAAGAATGTAATACTACAGTAGAAAAACTATGGGAGGCAATTACAAATCCAGAGTTAATGCGCCAGTGGTATTTTAATAACATTCCAGATTTTAAAGCCAAGGTTGGATTTTCAACAAAATTTATAGTAAAAACCAATACTCGAGTTTTTCCGCATATATGGAAAGTAACAGAAGTTGTACCTTTAAAAAAGTTAAGTTATAACTGGAACTTTGAAGGCTATAAAGGCAGCTCTATTTCTACTTTTGAAATACATAGTATCAATAACAAACCAGTTTTAACACTTACCGCTATAGTTCTTGATAAGTTTCCAGAAGATATTCCAGAATTTAAAAGAGAAAGTGGATTATCGGGATGGAATTATTTAATAAAAGAAAGCCTAGTTGCGTTTTTAAAAAAGTAA